A window of the Vigna angularis cultivar LongXiaoDou No.4 chromosome 3, ASM1680809v1, whole genome shotgun sequence genome harbors these coding sequences:
- the LOC108343330 gene encoding nuclear transport factor 2 isoform X1 — MATPFPFPLSATQVGTYFVGQYYHVLETKPELVYQFYSGASTMIRIDGNARDTATAMLQIHALIMSISFTGIGIKTVQCLESWSGGVLISVFGSAQLKDYNVRRKFMQLFFLAPQEKGFFVLNDIFHFVDEEPVHNLQPVFLAQSNFDSKLKATSTINKPVSNNLLGGDIQARDFVARNEVKENGAVNTYGFSQQQIAQVHESEHVQEDVIIEESHGFFQPSVNDVQEHAPSSAEEPPEEPLKHTYASILQVAKGQVTLSVASQPSLKKAPSLDKEHSTPTSSQQTPTFTKAFERSEIDVAEDIPTADDEDEIKSVYVRNLSPTVSASEIEEELKNFGRIRPNGVVIRSRKDVGVCYAFVEFEDMNGVHNAVKAGSVEVAGRQVYIEERRPNSNIPSRGGRRGRGRSSYQSEAQIGRFGPRSYGRGNGQDGGEREYNKTRGNAFYRPTTRQESGY, encoded by the exons ATGGCCACACCCTTTCCGTTTCCCCTCTCCGCTACTCAG gTGGGTACTTACTTTGTGGGGCAGTACTACCATGTTCTTGAGACCAAGCCCGAGTTGGTGTATCAGTTCTACTCTGGCGCCAGCACTATGATACGCATTGATGGCAACGCCAGGGACACTGCCACTGCAATGCtg CAAATCCACGCGCTTATTATGTCAATCAGTTTTACTGGAATTGGAATCAAGACAGTACAATGTCTGGAATCTTGGAGTGGTGGCGTTCTTATATCGGTTTTTGGTTCTGCGCAACTTAAGGACTACAATGTGAGGAGGAAATTTATGCAATTATTCTTCCTTGCACCCCAAGAAAAGGGCTTCTTTGTGCTCAATGATATTTTTCACTTTGTTGACGAGGAGCCAGTTCATAATCTCCAGCCTGTATTTTTGGCTCAGAGCAATTTTGACTCAAAATTAAAGGCTACTAGTACAATTAATAAACCAG TTTCCAACAACCTGTTGGGTGGAGATATACAGGCAAGGGACTTCGTTGCTAGAAATGAGGTCAAAGAAAACGGGGCAGTCAATACCTATGGATTTTCACAGCAACAAATTGCACAAGTCCATGAATCTGAACATGTTCAGGAAGATGTTATCATTGAAGAGTCACATGGTTTTTTTCAACCTTCTGTGAATGATGTGCAAGAACATGCACCTTCTTCTGCCGAAGAACCTCCTGAGGAGCCCCTAAAACATACTTATGCTTCCATC TTACAGGTTGCTAAAGGACAAGTCACACTATCTGTAGCTTCTCAGCCATCTCTGAAGAAGGCGCCTTCTTTGGATAAGGAGCATTCTACACCAACAAGTAGTCAGCAAACACCTACATTCACTAAAGCATTTGAAAGGTCTGAAATTGATGTAGCGGAGGACATTCCCACGGCTGATGATGAAG ATGAAATCAAATCTGTTTATGTGAGAAACTTGTCCCCTACCGTCTCTGCTTCTGAAATTGAAGAGGAATTGAAGAATTTCGGCAGGATTCGACCTAATGGTGTAGTCATAAGAAGTCGCAAG GATGTCGGAGTCTGCTATGCATTTGTTGAATTTGAAGATATGAATGGGGTTCATAATGCAGTCAAG GCAGGATCTGTTGAAGTAGCAGGAAGACAAGTATACATTGAGGAACGAAGACCAAACAGTAACATCCCTTCCCGAGGAGGAA GGAGGGGCAGAGGAAGAAGTAGCTATCAATCAGAAGCACAGATAGGGCGTTTTGGTCCAAGGAGCTATGGCAGGGGAAATGGGCAAGATGGAGGTGAAAGGGAGTACAACAAAACCAGAGGAAACGCTTTCTATAGGCCCACTACCCGCCAAGAGAGCGGATATTGA
- the LOC108343330 gene encoding nuclear transport factor 2 isoform X2, which translates to MATPFPFPLSATQVGTYFVGQYYHVLETKPELVYQFYSGASTMIRIDGNARDTATAMLQIHALIMSISFTGIGIKTVQCLESWSGGVLISVFGSAQLKDYNVRRKFMQLFFLAPQEKGFFVLNDIFHFVDEEPVHNLQPVFLAQSNFDSKLKATSTINKPVSNNLLGGDIQARDFVARNEVKENGAVNTYGFSQQQIAQVHESEHVQEDVIIEESHGFFQPSVNDVQEHAPSSAEEPPEEPLKHTYASIVAKGQVTLSVASQPSLKKAPSLDKEHSTPTSSQQTPTFTKAFERSEIDVAEDIPTADDEDEIKSVYVRNLSPTVSASEIEEELKNFGRIRPNGVVIRSRKDVGVCYAFVEFEDMNGVHNAVKAGSVEVAGRQVYIEERRPNSNIPSRGGRRGRGRSSYQSEAQIGRFGPRSYGRGNGQDGGEREYNKTRGNAFYRPTTRQESGY; encoded by the exons ATGGCCACACCCTTTCCGTTTCCCCTCTCCGCTACTCAG gTGGGTACTTACTTTGTGGGGCAGTACTACCATGTTCTTGAGACCAAGCCCGAGTTGGTGTATCAGTTCTACTCTGGCGCCAGCACTATGATACGCATTGATGGCAACGCCAGGGACACTGCCACTGCAATGCtg CAAATCCACGCGCTTATTATGTCAATCAGTTTTACTGGAATTGGAATCAAGACAGTACAATGTCTGGAATCTTGGAGTGGTGGCGTTCTTATATCGGTTTTTGGTTCTGCGCAACTTAAGGACTACAATGTGAGGAGGAAATTTATGCAATTATTCTTCCTTGCACCCCAAGAAAAGGGCTTCTTTGTGCTCAATGATATTTTTCACTTTGTTGACGAGGAGCCAGTTCATAATCTCCAGCCTGTATTTTTGGCTCAGAGCAATTTTGACTCAAAATTAAAGGCTACTAGTACAATTAATAAACCAG TTTCCAACAACCTGTTGGGTGGAGATATACAGGCAAGGGACTTCGTTGCTAGAAATGAGGTCAAAGAAAACGGGGCAGTCAATACCTATGGATTTTCACAGCAACAAATTGCACAAGTCCATGAATCTGAACATGTTCAGGAAGATGTTATCATTGAAGAGTCACATGGTTTTTTTCAACCTTCTGTGAATGATGTGCAAGAACATGCACCTTCTTCTGCCGAAGAACCTCCTGAGGAGCCCCTAAAACATACTTATGCTTCCATC GTTGCTAAAGGACAAGTCACACTATCTGTAGCTTCTCAGCCATCTCTGAAGAAGGCGCCTTCTTTGGATAAGGAGCATTCTACACCAACAAGTAGTCAGCAAACACCTACATTCACTAAAGCATTTGAAAGGTCTGAAATTGATGTAGCGGAGGACATTCCCACGGCTGATGATGAAG ATGAAATCAAATCTGTTTATGTGAGAAACTTGTCCCCTACCGTCTCTGCTTCTGAAATTGAAGAGGAATTGAAGAATTTCGGCAGGATTCGACCTAATGGTGTAGTCATAAGAAGTCGCAAG GATGTCGGAGTCTGCTATGCATTTGTTGAATTTGAAGATATGAATGGGGTTCATAATGCAGTCAAG GCAGGATCTGTTGAAGTAGCAGGAAGACAAGTATACATTGAGGAACGAAGACCAAACAGTAACATCCCTTCCCGAGGAGGAA GGAGGGGCAGAGGAAGAAGTAGCTATCAATCAGAAGCACAGATAGGGCGTTTTGGTCCAAGGAGCTATGGCAGGGGAAATGGGCAAGATGGAGGTGAAAGGGAGTACAACAAAACCAGAGGAAACGCTTTCTATAGGCCCACTACCCGCCAAGAGAGCGGATATTGA
- the LOC108343330 gene encoding nuclear transport factor 2 isoform X3, with the protein MSISFTGIGIKTVQCLESWSGGVLISVFGSAQLKDYNVRRKFMQLFFLAPQEKGFFVLNDIFHFVDEEPVHNLQPVFLAQSNFDSKLKATSTINKPVSNNLLGGDIQARDFVARNEVKENGAVNTYGFSQQQIAQVHESEHVQEDVIIEESHGFFQPSVNDVQEHAPSSAEEPPEEPLKHTYASILQVAKGQVTLSVASQPSLKKAPSLDKEHSTPTSSQQTPTFTKAFERSEIDVAEDIPTADDEDEIKSVYVRNLSPTVSASEIEEELKNFGRIRPNGVVIRSRKDVGVCYAFVEFEDMNGVHNAVKAGSVEVAGRQVYIEERRPNSNIPSRGGRRGRGRSSYQSEAQIGRFGPRSYGRGNGQDGGEREYNKTRGNAFYRPTTRQESGY; encoded by the exons ATGTCAATCAGTTTTACTGGAATTGGAATCAAGACAGTACAATGTCTGGAATCTTGGAGTGGTGGCGTTCTTATATCGGTTTTTGGTTCTGCGCAACTTAAGGACTACAATGTGAGGAGGAAATTTATGCAATTATTCTTCCTTGCACCCCAAGAAAAGGGCTTCTTTGTGCTCAATGATATTTTTCACTTTGTTGACGAGGAGCCAGTTCATAATCTCCAGCCTGTATTTTTGGCTCAGAGCAATTTTGACTCAAAATTAAAGGCTACTAGTACAATTAATAAACCAG TTTCCAACAACCTGTTGGGTGGAGATATACAGGCAAGGGACTTCGTTGCTAGAAATGAGGTCAAAGAAAACGGGGCAGTCAATACCTATGGATTTTCACAGCAACAAATTGCACAAGTCCATGAATCTGAACATGTTCAGGAAGATGTTATCATTGAAGAGTCACATGGTTTTTTTCAACCTTCTGTGAATGATGTGCAAGAACATGCACCTTCTTCTGCCGAAGAACCTCCTGAGGAGCCCCTAAAACATACTTATGCTTCCATC TTACAGGTTGCTAAAGGACAAGTCACACTATCTGTAGCTTCTCAGCCATCTCTGAAGAAGGCGCCTTCTTTGGATAAGGAGCATTCTACACCAACAAGTAGTCAGCAAACACCTACATTCACTAAAGCATTTGAAAGGTCTGAAATTGATGTAGCGGAGGACATTCCCACGGCTGATGATGAAG ATGAAATCAAATCTGTTTATGTGAGAAACTTGTCCCCTACCGTCTCTGCTTCTGAAATTGAAGAGGAATTGAAGAATTTCGGCAGGATTCGACCTAATGGTGTAGTCATAAGAAGTCGCAAG GATGTCGGAGTCTGCTATGCATTTGTTGAATTTGAAGATATGAATGGGGTTCATAATGCAGTCAAG GCAGGATCTGTTGAAGTAGCAGGAAGACAAGTATACATTGAGGAACGAAGACCAAACAGTAACATCCCTTCCCGAGGAGGAA GGAGGGGCAGAGGAAGAAGTAGCTATCAATCAGAAGCACAGATAGGGCGTTTTGGTCCAAGGAGCTATGGCAGGGGAAATGGGCAAGATGGAGGTGAAAGGGAGTACAACAAAACCAGAGGAAACGCTTTCTATAGGCCCACTACCCGCCAAGAGAGCGGATATTGA
- the LOC108341458 gene encoding uncharacterized protein LOC108341458, translated as MEEHIDLSYLDREDVDDDVVGVDFKIIGMIRQHLQITTSLAAITMLCIVGHALSILNMYSTDSSSVSNYLPDRDRRREQLMSYLVHTHRCRDIIRMGPEAFINLCERVRSTGLVKDAIRSTVEEQVAEFLHIIGHNVKNRSVAFFFHRSGSTVSKHFHNVLDAIISLESEFLIQPSGNEVHPYVLNNSRFYPYFKDCLGAIDGTHVRVRVPSFEAPRFRGRKDWPTQNVFAACDFDMKFTYVLAGWEGTASDSRILKNALDRDDPLVIPQGKYYLGDAGFMLKSTILTPYRGVRYHLKEYTRRGPQNARELFNHRHSSLRNVIERTFGVLKKRFPIIGSGTEPHYGLETMTNIILACCILHNFLRGVDNDDSLLDEVDNELNEREEHDGTSSQVREEDHRIGSSIRDCIADQMWHEYQAS; from the exons ATGGAAGAACATATAGATTTATCATATCTGGACCGCGAAGATgtagatgatgatgtggttggTGTAGACTTCAAGATTATAGGAATGATACGTCAACACTTACAAATAACCACATCACTAGCGGCAATCacaatgttatgcattgttggACACGCATTGAGTATCTTGAATATGTACTCCACTGATTCCAGTAGTGTAAGCAATTACCTACCTGATAGAGACCGTCGTAGGGAGCAGTTAATGTCATATCTTGTGCATACTCATCGGTGCCGCGACATTATTAGGATGGGTCCAGaggcatttattaatctttgtgaGAGAGTAAGATCAACTGGGTTAGTCAAGGACGCAATTCGGTCGACCGTGGAGGAACAAGTTGCtgaatttcttcatataattggtCATAATGTTAAGAATCGTAGTGtggcatttttctttcatcgatcAGGTTCGACAGTTAGCAAACACTTTCACAATGTGTTGGACGCTATCATAAGTTTAGAATCAGAATTTCTAATACAACCATCAGGAAATGAGGTTCATCCATATGTGTTGAACAACAGTCGTTTTTATCCGTACTTTAAG gaTTGTTTGGGGGCCATAGACGGTACTCATGTTAGGGTAAGGGTTCCAAGTTTCGAAGCTCCGAGATttcgaggaagaaaagattggccaaCACAAAATGTCTTTGCGGCGtgtgattttgacatgaaattcaCCTACGTTCTGGCTGGATGGGAAGGCACTGCATCCGATtcaagaatattaaaaaatgctCTTGATCGGGATGATCCGTTGGTTATCCCCCAAG gaaaatactACCTAGGTGATGCAGGTTTCATGTTGAAAAGCACAATTTTGACTCCATATAGAGGCGTCAGATATCACTTAAAAGAATATACACGCAGAGGACCACAAAATGCACGGGAGTTGTTCAATCATCGACACTCGTCGTTGAGAAATGTAATCGAAAGAACTTTTGGGGTGTTGAAAAAAAGATTCCCTATCATTGGAAGTGGCACTGAACCACACTATGGATTAGAGACGATGACTAATATCATACTAGCTTGTTGTATATTACACAACTTCCTTCGGGGCGTAGATAACGATGACTCCTTACTCGATGAAGTTGATAACGAGTTGAATGAAAGGGAAGAACATGATGGGACTTCATCTCAAGTTAGAGAAGAGGACCATAGGATTGGAAGTAGTATTAGAGATTGTATAGCTGATCAAATGTGGCATGAATACCAAGCATCGTAG
- the LOC108341459 gene encoding uncharacterized protein LOC108341459 — MPSSGPTREFMKWTEDMDARLLQCMIEESRMGNRIDGSWTTQAYTNIVDHLHSAGYVAVTKNNVKNRQKVLKDKWREVHDLFSGLSGFAWNPVTMTFHAEDEVWLDLIQSRPAAAKWRVNSIKHYDLMVELWAADRATGSGVRTARQARRQRVGPHVTVDLNENVEYMPQQSQWTGYRDPTPPSPPQSVDEYSPAQTQSVPSVPSGGTSSSRGSKRKAPMVDSIDTQFDKLTTSLDGFANVLSSSNVHFGVISDAAVRQVSVMEDRNEILRSQTEILRRTPNYTYTEADIYEMLTAMNISDDNLLEQCYDFLCRNPTCTKRLMGLPPHKRWNKLCKMISDGDC, encoded by the exons ATGCCGTCCTCTGGTCCTACTAGAGAGTTTATGAAATGGACAGAGGACATGGACGCACGTCTACTACAATGCATGATCGAGGAATCAAGAATGGGTAATAGGATTGATGGAAGCTGGACAACCCAAGCATATACTAACATAGTTGATCATCTTCACAGCGCTGGGTATGTCGCagttacaaaaaataatgtgaaaaatCGTCAGAAAGTGTTAAAGGATAAATGGCGTGAGGTGCATGACTTGTTCTctggattgagtggatttgcTTGGAATCCAGTAACTATGACATTTCATGCTGAGGACGAAGTCTGGCTTGACCTGATTCag TCGCGACCAGCTGCGGCAAAGTGGAGAGTAAACAGTATAAAACACTACGATTTAATGGTGGAGTTATGGGCAGCTGATCGAGCTACTGGGAGTGGTGTTCGTACTGCTCGTCAAGCTCGAAGACAACGTGTTGGTCCTCATGTAACTGTTGATTTGAATGAAAATGTTGAGTACATGCCACAACAGTCTCAGTGGACAGGATACAGAGACCCAACTCCACCATCGCCTCCTCAATCTGTTGATGAATATAGTCCGGCCCAGACTCAATCTGTGCCTTCCGTCCCATCTGGTGGGACTTCTTCCTCACGAGGCTCGAAAAGGAAGGCACCTATGGTGGATTCTATTGATACCCAATTTGATAAGTTGACCACTAGTCTGGATGGGTTTGCAAATGTACTAAGCTCATCAAATGTACATTTTGGGGTCATTTCTGATGCCGCAGTGCGTCAAGTATCAGTGATGGAGGACAGAAATGAAATACTACGTTCCCAAACCGAGATTCTTCGTCGCACCCCCAATTACACATATACTGAGGCAgacatttatgaaatgttgacTGCTATGAACATCAGTGACGATAATTTGCTAGAGCAGTGCTATGATTTCTTATGTCGAAACCCGACATGCACCAAGAGGTTGATGGGATTGCCACCACATAAGCGGTGGAAcaaattatgtaaaatgatatCGGACGGTGACTGTTAA
- the LOC108341957 gene encoding uncharacterized protein LOC108341957, translating to MYPKVKVRHDDDGELGLKAFLSLYLQPSSPVTDKKVVSMPSVVRVPECYVPHIAIPRVPLTEDSGDFSVSSVTSGSEKDGSTDENIVNIRVSPIPPPRAVISSPDNDIMIGNRNKTRDGRLSTSKNGAVLQNRHAHCKVRSHVATDIPSDTRKHREPGSKEEIDYVGKKKTHKGSIKFEKVPWRF from the exons A TGTATCCGAAGGTGAAGGTAAGACACGATGACGACGGTGAACTTGGTCTCAAAGCTTTCCTGTCTCTGTATTTGCAGCCATCTTCTCCAG TGACAGACAAGAAAGTTGTCTCCATGCCCTCTGTTGTAAGAGTACCGGAGTGTTATGTTCCACATATTGCTATTCCAAGAGTACCCCTAACCGAAGATTCTGGAGACTTCAGTGTTTCTTCAGTAACTTCAGGATCTGAGAAGGATGGCAGTACTGATGAAAATATAGTAAACATTAGAGTCAGTCCAATTCCTCCACCTCGTGCTGTCATTTCTAGTCCTG ATAATGACATAATGATTGGAAATCGAAACAAGACTAGAGATGGAAGACTTTCTACTTCAAAGAATGGTGCTGTGTTGCAAAATCGACATGCACACTGCAAAGTTAGATCGCATGTTGCCACTGATATTCCTTCAGATACAAGAAAACACAGGGAGCCTGGGTCTAAAGAAGAAATTGATTATGTAGGAAAGAAAAAGACCCATAAAGGTAGCATAAAATTCGAAAAGGTACCCTGGAGATTTTAG